Part of the Panicum virgatum strain AP13 chromosome 4N, P.virgatum_v5, whole genome shotgun sequence genome is shown below.
TCTGTAAATCAAAGAATCAAGGATGAACTAGTGTAAGATGTTTTTTAGCTTGTTAAGTAGCTTGATTTATCCTGTTAGTGGATCCAGTTCTAAGAGACCAACACAACAACCCTTGCCTAGGTATCAATGGACTGCCAAACTACTGAAAGTTTTAATTAGACTTCAAATGGATACCTGAATGTCAGGTTCGGCTATCACATATTCCTTCAACATACGATTGCCAAATGCACGGGACATTGCCAGAATGCCACCAACCCTACATGTATCTGCGGAAGTGCTAATGTCAAATGAAGAATTACAGCGACCACTCAATACTTATAAAGAACCTTCAACGATTTGAGTACTTGAAAAACAGGAAAAACATGTATAGACACAGGCAAATGATGAGCCATTAAACTAACATAATGTCCTAACGTATCATATATCAGACTTGCTTAAAACTGGAGGGCTTGAGGTTCAGTCTAAATATATTGTTTTTATCCAAGTAAGCAGGATAAATACAATAAGAGTGTTCTGAGGATTAAAAAGGCTTACCATCCCATATAACAACACCCCCAGCATCCTCAACTCGCTTTCGTTCATCTTTCCTGTTTGGTTTGTGATCTTTTGACAGTGGGACAGCTATAGAGCACAGAAATAATGCCAAGTTTAACATACTCTTCACACATAAATAAACCAAAGAATTGTTAGCAATAATCTTGACTAGTAGTGCAGTAGGTACATGTAAGTTACTTAGGGTCCAAGTCTAGTCAAGTCTAGTCTTTGCCTTAGGATCCAAGTCTTTGCCTTAGGGACCAAGTTGAGTCAAGTCAAGTCTTTGCATTGGCATGTAAGCCACTATGGCTGTGTAGTAGTGTGCATCTAGTGCTATAAATAGAGAGGAGAGGGCCTAGCTCCCTCAAGAGTTCGAGCAGCACCAAAGGAGAGTGGTCTGGTTGTTCTCTTCACAAGAGGAGTGTGTGTGGCTGCTGGCAGGTTGTTGTATAGGACTGACTGGGCTGTATAGTAGGAGTTGCCATAGCCGGATGCTTACAGGCTGACCGGAGGCAACTTTAGGTACTTAAGGAGGAGCTGATCAAGTTGATCAGTTCCAAGTAGCTTGCGGCAACTAGTGTGTTTCTGCGTGAAACTAGTGTGTTAGCGTGTATCTTCAGCAGTGTGTTGTCCCATCAAGAATAATTAACATTGACAGATTCTAAAGTCATTGGAAGCTTATCAATGGAAAATAGCAACATAATGAAGCAGTGTTGcgttgataaaattttattccAGCTCATTAATCATGTGAATAGAAATAAGAGCAACTCCCCTTGGTGACTGAAGCTCAGCAGAGTACCAGTTCAATTGATCATGCTCAGGTATAATATACAAAAATTGGTAAAACAAATATTTCCTccgttttaaaaaaatatgacaCTTGGGACAAGCTAATTAGTTTAAAACATCCAATTCAAAAAGCAGAGAgagaataatgacaaaatggaTATTAATTTTCAAATATGAGAAAAGTGGATGCTGTACGTTTTGGTCTTTTCTTTCTTGCCGCCACTTTACCTTTGCCGGCTTTTGAAGCAACAGCACGTGAATCACCAACATTTGCTACATATAGACGATTGCCAATCAGAACCGCAGCCAAAGCTGTTGAACCATCATCTCTAAATGAACTAGATATTGTTTCTAAGATATCCCCATCAGTTTCAAGGAATGTTCTGCCTGTGAAAAGTaaccaaaaacaaaaagaacatcAGAGTTGCAGCATTAGAAAGGATAACAGATGAAAGACACTACAGAAGGTAAAAGACATTACTTATTGCAAGCTTTGTGTCTGTCAGGAAGTCAGGTTGCTTCATAAGGTTTTTGAAAAGATTATCTTTCAGATATTCAGCAGCAAGGTTTCCTCCATGACCTAGTGGACCAAGACATCAACTAAATATGATGTGCAAGGAGTTGCGAAGTAATGAAGGCATGAGTGAAAATGGTACCATCAAATACGCCAAACAGGTTAACTGGCTGCCCATCAACTTTAGTTAATTTAACGGCATAGCAGTCCTCCATAGTAGGTCTCCGCCCTATGTAGCTTGAATATCCACAGGTGACCTTACCATCCTCACTGCCAACAAAGTTATTGACCTTATGTTGATCAAATAATGTATGAATCTTTAGTAGATTTTGGAGAAATGTGAGCCGTTGAGCACAAAAAGTTGGTATTGCGAGAACAATGTAACTACTTAAAGCCAGCAAGCTAAAATTATATATTGAAGGCCAATAGCATAACAAAAAGAGATATCTGTAAAATATTTAGTTGCACAACTGCAACAGCATTGCAGTGAGCTCTCAAGCTTCCACTATGAAAAATGTGTTTGTAAGATGACTATTTGATGGAAAGGACCATGGACCTGCCATATAATATTCTACGCGTCAAGCTAATCAATTTGAATTAATAATATATCCCTGTAACATCACGAACATAGGCAATTTAGGCACGCACCACAAGTCCACAACACTTATCTATCAAGTAAACGTTTATCCCCTGATGCACCGACACCACACGAGCACACATGGATGGATAACATAACACTGATTGATTCGAATTTAGGAACAAAGATAGAAGGCATATTAACCCATCAATTGGCGCGATCATTGCGcctgaattgcccacctctcgaATCCGCCGGAGACCCAGCCCTTGcgccccgccgcagccgccgcgccgcgcagcgaccccgcctgccgcgccgccgaggaaCGGAAAGGCGAGGAGCCGcggggggccgccgccgctgtggcccCGGAGGTCCCCGCACGGAACCCACGCCAGCCGGCGTCCCGCCGCTGGCCGCAGGAGCGCACgcggcgcccgcccgccgccgcaatGCCGACCAGGCCCCGCAGGGCGGTGGCCCGTGCCATGGTACCCAGCGCGCGGCGGATGCCGTCGGCCCAGCGGCGCCGGCCTTCGCGTTCGGGAGCGGGAGGGGCCGGTGGCGGGCCTGAGGCTGGAACCCTGCGCACGGGGCGGCGCAAACGAGCCACCGGTTAACGAATTGATTGATCGATGGCAGGCTGCGAAAGGACAAAAAGGTGTTTGCTTGTCTCGCTTGGGGAGGGAGCTTATCCGTCCGGTGCACGAGCTTTGTTTGGTTCGTTACTTGAGGACATTAGCCACAACCCATAATCAGCATAGTATATTCTTTTCCTCTTAAGGCCCCGTTTGTATCCTTCTATTTTGAGGAAATGGGAATCTACTTAATGGAGTAGGCTATTTGTCTTGAATGTGATATTCCATAATTTTCAAAAGTTTACATATACTTATCTTAAATTTATGGAGGTGGGAGATGGAAATTGATTGGCAAAATAATCAAAATCATTCCTGAATTCTGATGCTCGTGAACTATAAAATATCCAGTCCAGTACCTGAACAATTATATCCAACTTTGTCATTGAATCCAACTTGCCACGCCACGTAGACTCCTCCAATCATTGTCCAGTCAGCTTGGAGTATGAAATATCATTTTTACCCTCCATCCATAGAGCAGGTTAACACAAGCATCTTCTAGTTCCGTCCTTCGGAAGCTCGCTCATAGCATCCCTACCTGCCCAAGCTAGGTCACCGCCCGCGACCACCCTCCACGCCCAGAGACGAATTTATCTAGCCCCACTTAGACCTGATCATCCGTTGGGTTGAGTCCGGTCACTTTGGCTTTCGGGTCAAAAATGTTGGCCCGTGCCCGACCCATGACATGGTCGGATGAGGTTCGGGTTGGTCCATATTTTTGTGTGTAATTTCCAGGTTAGATTAGACTTTTTTAGTTTAATGTCAAATATTTCGGCCGTACCCGACCCGTCACTTGGTCTGGTTGgatcgggtcgggttttttgggtGGGTTGGATCGGATTTATCGGGTCGGGTGGCCCGTGACTGATTCTagccccaccccaccccctcTTAAAAAAAGCTTCACTAAAATCAAAGGAGAAAGATgagaggaaaagagaaaaatatgaagaaaaaaagagaagaaatgaGTGGAAAtatggaggagg
Proteins encoded:
- the LOC120670084 gene encoding probable protein phosphatase 2C 56 isoform X1, whose protein sequence is MARATALRGLVGIAAAGGRRVRSCGQRRDAGWRGFRAGTSGATAAAAPRGSSPFRSSAARQAGSLRGAAAAAGRKGWVSGGFESEDGKVTCGYSSYIGRRPTMEDCYAVKLTKVDGQPVNLFGVFDGHGGNLAAEYLKDNLFKNLMKQPDFLTDTKLAISRTFLETDGDILETISSSFRDDGSTALAAVLIGNRLYVANVGDSRAVASKAGKGKVAARKKRPKPVPLSKDHKPNRKDERKRVEDAGGVVIWDDTCRVGGILAMSRAFGNRMLKEYVIAEPDIQEEEVNIDLEYLILATDGLWDVVQNEDAVALLKAEDGPQAAAVKLTEIAYSRHSTDNITCVVVQFHHNK
- the LOC120670084 gene encoding probable protein phosphatase 2C 56 isoform X2; the encoded protein is MARATALRGLVGIAAAGGRRVRSCGQRRDAGWRGFRAGTSGATAAAAPRGSSPFRSSAARQAGSLRGAAAAAGRKGWVSGGFESEDGKVTCGYSSYIGRRPTMEDCYAVKLTKVDGQPVNLFGVFDGHGGNLAAEYLKDNLFKNLMKQPDFLTDTKLAISRTFLETDGDILETISSSFRDDGSTALAAVLIGNRLYVANVGDSRAVASKAGKAVPLSKDHKPNRKDERKRVEDAGGVVIWDDTCRVGGILAMSRAFGNRMLKEYVIAEPDIQEEEVNIDLEYLILATDGLWDVVQNEDAVALLKAEDGPQAAAVKLTEIAYSRHSTDNITCVVVQFHHNK